One region of Malania oleifera isolate guangnan ecotype guangnan chromosome 6, ASM2987363v1, whole genome shotgun sequence genomic DNA includes:
- the LOC131157376 gene encoding FCS-Like Zinc finger 13-like — MGLAHPPSLPPPYIHIIIILLATQIISPSPNSISSHHLDSHFWSLGAQIFFAAMLGKRSRPVIGKITGLIPGNRPAPPDSATSPKSPLELKSVSPRGSKNYEVGAVGLGIVAALEKSEEDRARFAVCSLSLSRSDPIPVNFPSKNCGRGRRECDGWEMESWENYTYVTCRNGPNKSITRVYCDGGVYAQGGASVCGRRCKDLGDFDESPAAAGFAGGNGPAYPTSDFLSSCHWCRKKLHGRDIYMYRGEKGFCSTECRCKQMVIDERKEQCRSEASRHNTAATTNAAADRDSVSTSPCNATGQIFSTGILAI, encoded by the exons ATGGGCTTAGCCCACCCTCCCTCCCTCCCCCCACCTTatattcatatcattatcatcctcCTTGCTACCCAGATCATTTCTCCATCTCCCAATTCAATTTCCTCACACCACCTTGACTCCCATTTTTGGTCCTTGGGTGCACAGATTTTTTTTGCAGCCATGTTGGGGAAGAGATCCCGGCCGGTGATCGGGAAGATCACCGGACTGATACCCGGCAACCGCCCCGCGCCTCCCGACTCCGCCACGAGCCCGAAAAGCCCGTTGGAGTTGAAGAGCGTGTCCCCCAGGGGGTCAAAGAATTACGAGGTGGGTGCGGTAGGATTGGGCATTGTGGCAGCCCTTGAGAAAAGCGAGGAGGACCGGGCGAGGTTCGCAGTTTGTAGCCTGAGTTTGTCCCGGTCCGATCCTATTCCGGTGAATTTTCCTAGCAAGAATTGCGGGAGGGGTAGGAGGGAGTGTGATGGGTGGGAGATGGAGAGTTGGGAAAATTATACGTACGTGACTTGTCGGAATGGACCAAACAAGTCAATTACAAGGGTGTACTGTGACGGAGGGGTGTATGCACAAGGTGGTGCAAGCGTTTGTGGCCGGAGATGTAAGGACCTCGGCGACTTTGATGAATCTCCGGCGGCGGCAGGCTTCGCCGGCGGCAATGGCCCAGCGTACCCAACTTCCGATTTTCTCAGTTCTTGTCACTGGTGCCGGAAAAAACTCCACGGCAGAGACATATACATGTACAG GGGAGAGAAAGGGTTTTGCAGCACAGAGTGTCGATGCAAGCAGATGGTAATTGATGAACGCAAAGAGCAGTGCAGATCTGAAGCTTCGAGGCATAACACTGCTGCTACTACTAATGCAGCAGCAGATAGAGATAGCGTCTCAACCTCTCCTTGCAATGCCACTGGCCAGATCTTTTCCACCGGAATTCTAGCCATTTAG